The following proteins are co-located in the Doryrhamphus excisus isolate RoL2022-K1 chromosome 3, RoL_Dexc_1.0, whole genome shotgun sequence genome:
- the LOC131125641 gene encoding uncharacterized protein CXorf38 homolog, whose protein sequence is MNEDLAVRLNRREYTNWLKAGQCLYILKDAILPFIDEQMRAFHGGLLREKPRLREHCQNSCHPRNIELSQACRLCLEWKSEILKHHIQRHPTLYWGNCTPSSWRTDHWEVAKAYMPRGQVHVTAETCDPSALLNLINYCDWFASVNVKTTYVRELIKCRNELMHSGNLGVTDQWMKNFKVAMKRFLQLFRHVPCMAPAEEKINQMLAVDLSIFATGLHAVDSTDMHALDSDSVSKPDISLDLISQWEADLLQERLRELRHTAEEPTTDKEQLKMLDGFLQENKDLSERFCAELQAIGSLAACNWKS, encoded by the exons ATGAATGAGGATCTAGCCGTGCGTCTGAACAGGAGAGAGTACACAAACTGGCTGAAAGCAGGCCAGTGTTTGTACATTCTAAAGGACGCCATCCTTCCTTTCATCGATGAGCAAATGCGAGCTTTTCACGGAGGTTTGCTCCGTGAAAAGCCTCGTCTTCGGGAACACTGTCAGAACTCATGTCATCCCAGGAATATTGAG CTTTCCCAGGCGTGCCGCCTGTGTTTAGAGTGGAAGTCTGAGATCCTGAAGCATCACATACAACGTCATCCCACTCTCTACTGGGGCAACTGTACACCATCTTCATGGAGGACAGACCACTGGGAGGTGGCTAag GCCTACATGCCACGAGGTCAGGTGCATGTGACAGCGGAGACGTGTGATCCTTCTGCTCTGCTCAACCTCATCAACTACTGTGACTGGTTTGCATCTGTCAATGTGAAAACAACGTATGTAAGAGAA CTGATCAAATGCAGGAATGAGTTGATGCATTCCGGCAACCTGGGTGTGACGGATCAGTGGATGAAAAACTTCAAAGTTGCCATGAAGCGTTTCCTGCAACTGTTCAGACACGTACCCTGCATGGCACCagctgaagaaaaaataaatcag aTGTTGGCTGTTGACTTGTCAATATTTGCGACCGGCTTGCACGCTGTGGATTCTACTGACATGCATGCATTGGATTCTGATTCTGTGAGCAAACCCGATATCAGCCTTGACCTCATCAGCCAATGGGAGGCTGACTTGCTGCAGGAGAGGCTGCGGGAGTTGCGGCACACCGCTGAAGAACCAACAACG GACAAGGAGCAGCTGAAGATGCTGGATGGCTTCCTGCAGGAAAATAAAGATCTGAGCGAGAGGTTTTGTGCAGAGCTGCAGGCCATCGGCTCGCTGGCGGCCTGCAACTGGAAGAGTTGA